From Aegilops tauschii subsp. strangulata cultivar AL8/78 chromosome 5, Aet v6.0, whole genome shotgun sequence:
CGAGCGGGCCTCTGTGGACCATCGACTGGGACGGCCCGATTAACGATAGTAGGTCAAACACGTTCTGCGGAGCAGCTGCCCAATCATTCTGGGCCAAGTGGGCCGCACCTGGGAGAAGTAAATAATTTCCACAAACTACAGTTGGATGGCTGAGCTAATCCAGGACGTTAGTGAAGGAGATCCGACGGCTCAGGGGTTCAAATTGCTGTGGAGGGGTGTAGGTGGCTGAGTTATACTGTTTAGTAATTCCACACATGCGTAAGAGTTTTTCCATTGAATCGCACATTTCAGGATCATACAATTATAACATAGAATATAAAATCTTAATTATAaacatggaaatataataatacaatattattttctccagggcatatttccaacaagagcCAGTATAAGGAGCCATCCAAATGGATCGAATGAGTTCTTTAAAACCATCCCTAGGTATACAAGTGTTTTCTTCAATATCTAAAAATAGTTTTTTTGTTACTATTTGAGTCAGTATTTAATAACTGAGGTGTATGACCATAAACCTCTCTCTCAAAAGCATGTAAGATAGATACAGGGTAATGTTCTTCCTAGTACGGGCAAAATAAAACCACATCCAACTTTTCATAAGTTGGATCATCCAAATATTGCCCCAGGTGTAGTTCCTACCATGAGATAAGCTCTCTTAAACCTGCATGTTCAATTATAGCATTAAACACAAAACACAAATCCAGTAATCAGTTTCATTGGGTTTCTTTTTCTCACAATTCTTTCTAGTGATATTAACCCCCTCCCCCAACTAGAGCATGCAAAGGATTGTCATGATATACTCTGGAGAGTTCAACCAAAAAAAGTTGCTTGTCTTTTCAATTGAGCATCCCCATATATAGTAATCAAATTCCAATTGACGATAGTGATTTTATCAAAAAGTACAACTTTCACAAAATACACTCCTATCTCAGTTCAAAAATGTTCCAGCACATCATTATTAATGCCAACTAAAATGCCTCTAGATCTCCCTCTACGGGAGAAATGTACCATCTGAAATTTCTACTCCAAAATGAGAATGAAGTTCATTTCTTAATATAATTAGATTTGATGGTTCCTTAAAGACCAATAAAATCCAATTTTCTATCTATGATCATCTCTCTAACAAATCTTTTCTTAACATCTTGTCCAACCCCCTAACATTCCAGAAAATCCCTTCCATTTTTAACATGAGTAAATTAGGAACAAAAAATTCTAAATTTTCTAAGGCCACCAAGAGGCGTAGAGTGTTTCACACAACCAAGTGATGGGAGCCGCTCTTCTTTTTGTTCATACTGGAGAAGACACTTTTCAATTGGTCAAAGTAGTCCTATTCCAATTTAGCATCTAAACAATCTATCACAACAATGCTCATCAAGAGCAGCAGCATCACCAGTGTAAAAGGAACCTGGTGAACAAAGGGTATGATCACTAGCTTGGTTAATGACATCCTCATGAAATAAATCTTTCCTAGCTTGTTCCATTTTTCTAATAATTTCCAAGTTATGATCAATCATATCAATAGAACACCTAAGATCAAAACCAACCCGAGAAGTCAAATGTAAAAAGGAAGCATTAGGTGAGGGTCAGAGGAAGGATCAAGGGGATTACCATAATTATCCTTAGGAGTTGCCCTTTCCTTGGCAAGCCCCTCAACCTCATTTTTTTATCTTTAAGTCTGTCACATCTCCTGAGGACGCCTTCTCCATCATTCTCTCCTTGCACAACCAAATTGTTTCCTTGAATTTTTCCCACCCTAGTTTCAAAAGATTTAATAGACTCTTGACTAGCTCTGTAATCAATGTGTTCTAACCTATTCCCACCTTTCACCTCACTGATCAGTTCAATCTCATCATCAACATTAACCTCATTCTCATTTTAAGCAAGCAAATGCTCCTCAAAACCTCTCTACTATGTGTCCTATAATACAGATTAGCTGTCTTAAAAAGAGACGATGTTGGTTTTTATCGATAGTGCACCTTTGGTAGTCAGTTTGCAATTTTAAATCTCCACATTTCTAGTTTTATGGTTGTATTTGGCATTGCGGTGAATTCTCATAATCTTGTTTGTTCCCTGCTTATTTTAGTGTTTgtttcacccccccccccccccttgcctACTTTTTATACATAATTCTTTTTACAATACATTAGAAAATAAGTGAAACACGACACAACTCAGCGACAAACTTAGCCTCGGTCAATGTTAATTAAGTGAGTTGCAACTAGTGGCGATTCTACTGGGCATGCTTTAACAGGCTCAAGCCTGCACTCTAAAATTGAAAAACGAAAATTTACTACTGGTTCCTAGCCTATCACAGCCCACTGTCTAGTGTCTAGCCTGTTGTTTATCCATTCCAACCCTTGCACTAAGAAGAGATTGCCCTTCATTTTCATCCAAGATTCACCACTGGTTGCATCTATGTTACCGAGGGAACACTGCTATTGATGTCGTTGTGCGCGGTACAAGCAGCTGTACAAAAGGCGGGTGATGATGGAGACATTTGATGCCACAAAATGTAGACCAAGTGACCAACAGCCCACATGCTAGACACCTTTAGTAGGTGCAAATGACCGGTTTTACCTTTGTAAACGCAAGGCTTTTGTTGATACTTGGGTGTTGTAGTGTTAACTTTGCCAGGAGGTGTGGGGTTCGACAACTTCTGTGCAGCGCATATCGATGTTTGTGCTCGAAACTAAAAACAGAACTAACCGCAAAGATTCGAAACTAAAAATAGAACTACTGCTAAGATTTGCGCCTTTTTAGGAGAAAAAGGACACCCCGCGGCAATTATAGAGTCATGGAAGGTCGTGCGCATAACTAGGATCGCCACGGTCTACTGTGGACGTATGCACCTCAAGGCTGTCCTGCATTACGAATGAACTACCTGCGGTAGTTGGCAGGTACGGTGCAGAACATTTTCTGTTGAGACTGATACGTTATAGAACATTGATCCTATATGTATAGACCAGATGCGTATCTCATAGATTCCGGTCTGATATATACAGTAACTGCTAAACCACCAACATGCTTTATTTACACCGCAAACATGCTTACATACTTATTTGGATTTCGAAGGTCATTTCCATGTAGAAGTGCCACATATACATAAACATAAACAAACACGTAAACCGGCCCGCGGTTGGAGTGACCACATTGACTGACCGGTTCCATTCAAAATCTCGGTGGGAAGTCGACCCAAACCCACCTCGCGCGCGAGCTGTACTATGAAGGCTATGAGCGGTTGCACGTACGAGGCTAGGAGCGGCATGCAAGGGGCCAGCGCAGCCCACGCGTGGACGGGCGACAACCACGTAGCGCTGTGGGGCCACGTGTAACCCCGCGGGGCCCATGCCGGGGCTGGGTCCCGGGCGAGGTGGCGCGGAGGCGAGGGCACATGGGCTCGACGGGCGCGAGGTGTCCCCTCCCGCGTGCGTGgcgcgtgcatgcatgcatggcctCGCCGCCCACGTACGCGCGGACCTCGGCCGGCCTCCTCCCGCGCATGGTCTGCTCTGCTCTCCCTCCCTACAAACTGGAGAGCGCGCGCGCATAGTTCCGGTCTCTTATTTAAGTGTGGCTGCTTGCACTCTCTCCCTCTCAGTCATATACGCACATACATCCGTcctctcttctttcttctccCCTCTCTCTGTCAGGTTTTTTTTGCAGTCCCATGTATCTCCCTTCCCTATAGCTCACTGCTTTGCTCGTGCATCTCGAAGGTCGCAATACTTGCCCGAAGCTGAGAACTTCTTGTGTGTGTGGTAAGAACTAAGCAGTACACTACTTTCTAGTTAGTTAGTACACTACTAGTGCAACCTATGCGTATGTGTAGGGCTCGCGTAATTGATCGTGCAAGTACTAGTCACAACAAACCACGGGTGATCAGAATGTGTTTCGATTTCTCCCTGTCGCTGTCACCAGTAGCATATATTATGTGTTGATGGGAAATATCTGAAAATATCTAGACGGAACAGTACGCACTGTAGGGATCATAACCTCGTCGATCGATCGGCTCAATCATCTTAGGCACTGTGCCGCTATACCTGCCGAAATTGTGCGTGCATGCACGACTCCTTGTGTTTTCTGATTGTAACGTGCGCGCGTTTGATGACTTCCTATCGAGCAGCATTGCCAAACTGATGGCGTctcggggaggaggaggaggagcgcatGCTAGCCGGCCGCCGCTGAGGGTCGGGCGCACCAAGGAGTACCGCATGGGCAGGGACACGCAGCTACTCGCCGCCGAGGGCTCGCCGGTGAGCCTCTTCGTTCTCTGTGGCGACCGGTTCGAGGGCTCGCAGCTGTTCCGCTCCGGCGAACTGTCGGTGCACATGATCCGGGTCGAGGGCCACCCCGTGTCCATGGCCTCTTGCACCGTTGGAGACCACCAGTGGATGCTCGCCAGGGACGCACTCGTTGCGCGTGTTGACGCCCGCGTCTTCGTCTTCGAGCTGCCGGGGTTCTTCTACGCAGTCGTCGTGCCGCCGGACGAAGCTGTTGGCGCCGGCGCCGCGGAGAGGAAATGTGCCACACTGGCCGAGATCTTCTCTCGGTTCTGCGCGTACCAGGATCTCTCCAATGCAGAAGGTAACAACATTGTTGCACATATGCCTGTCTAGCTTGCATGGGTACTATGTATATTCTACCAAGCAGGTATCTCAGTATATGGTCCAAATTTTAACATTAAGCACCAGAAATGCACGAATCTCTAGAGAGAGACCCCAACGTTTTCTATCTTGGATGTGCCAGTGCCTAGATCGTACCGCAACTAATTAATTTTGTTTGTATTGTTCGATTATGTTCAGGTGGAGAGGAAGCCGGTGACCAGCAGAGCCAGCACTGGAACCCATGGGTTCGTGCACACGCTAGGATACAGCGCCTCGGGAGGACCACCACGACGCCCGGCCGGGCAACCGCCGACGCGCCGGCCGCCATCGGCAGCGCCAGACAGATGGAGCGCGCCGTGCGCACGTCGGCCGTCGTGAAGCTGCTCAGCCGTTCCCTCCTCGCCGGCGCGCTCCAGCCCGCTCGGCACCTGACAATCACCCTCGGTGCCGGTGTCGGCGCTGGCGCTGTTCGCGGCACAAGCGCACTCCCCACTGCCTTTGCGGCGGCGCTGCCGAGTAAGTCCGTCGTGTCCGACCTGCTCGAAGCCATCGAGACGAGCCGGACGAACGGGCCGCGCCGCGAGGCACGCCGTGGCAACGGCCTGGGGTGGTGGAGCCTCAACGTCGAGGGCGTCATGATGCTGCTCAGAGTCGTTCAGGCGATCCGGGGCAGGAGGCTGCCAGCGGCTCTGGGTGTGGGCACGAAGAGACCGCGCGATGATGGGAACGGAGGCGCCGGGCACCATGGTCTCAAAGGTGGCAGCGGCGTTGGACCGGCGCTCGGCGGCAGCGGGGCACGTCGGTGGTGCGGCGGGAAGCAGAGGAAGCTGGGGAACACGGTGGGTGCATGGGGAAGCTCTTGACGAGGTTTAGTTGTCCCCAAAGGGGACCTGAGAATTAAGTGGTGATTAAGGAGTTCTTTTAGGTTTTCTGGAGCCGGGCTTAATTAGCTCGTTCATCTATACATTTAGATGCATGATCTAGTGCTAAGTGTGCTAAAGACCTAAGAATGTTCATGGTTAATTTAATCATAACCTTTTAGCCTCTCGCCTCTATATAAACTCCAACACTGCATGGCTAAGTTATCTATATATATGTGTAGACCATTTGTGAGATATAGAGCATAATTGGTTTGCTAccaatatttttatttttattcgaTAGTACGCCAAAGGCGTAtcatatttttataaaagaagAAGAAAGTATAATTACAAGACATGTGGCTCGAATGCGAAGACATGTGGCTCGAATGCGAACATACGGCACACGCGAAATTCCCAACACCAACCAAATAACACCTAGGCTAACTCCTCACAAAACGTTGTAACCCACCAACACCGCCTGCCGCTTGCCTCCACTCGGCTATCTCAATTAACGTCGATGTGACTAGTTCGAGCTGGTTTTTTTTTTTCTTCATCCCATTGAACACTCGCATTTCTTTGCTTCGACAAAGCTCAGAGGACCGCAGTGATCGTGGTGTCAAAACCTCTCCTCTCCGGCCCGTTAAAATTCTTCCTTGCTCAAAGCCACCACTCCAAGGTAGTCTCAGTTGGTGTCGAAGGTGGCCTGTTAATCTGTAGAGTGTCCCATGTGTTGTACCACATCTTCCGGGCGTACGGGCACTGCAAAAGGATGTGATTCACGTTGTCCTCGTCCTGCAGGCAAATGTAACAAGCTGAACTCGCATCCTGTAGGCCATGCCTAGCCCTTCTGTCCGACGTCCAAATCCTGTACTGCATTGCCAGCCAGATAAGGAGCTTACATTTCAGAGGTGCCCAGCTCCTCCAAACACACTTCACCAGAGGCGACTTGGGCCACCCATTATATAGGCTCCGATAAACAGATTTGGCAGAGTATTGCCTAGAGATAGAGCATGTCCAGGTGAATGTATCTTGCTCGGCCTCATTTCTGTGTACTGTCGCCACCGCGTGACATAAGTGCATGCATTGCATTAGGGCCATGAAGGAGTTCTCAGGTTGACAAACCTCCCTTCAGCTATCATTGAGAAGCGCATGTTGCATCGTTCTATTGTTGATCACCCTCTTTTGGACCGTTGCAAGTAGGAGCGGTGCTATGTCCGCCACCGCAAATCCGTGAATCCACCGGTCTCGCCAAAACAGTACCTTGTCACCCCTGCCAACTGTGATGTGAACGAAACTGTCAAACACCTCCCTTGCCAACGTGTCCTCGATCATCGGCAATCCTTGCCAAGGCCTGTTTGGCTCCGTACGCTTTAGCCATTCCCATCTGACCCTGAGCGCTAGAGATTGATATTGCAAGTTTTTGATCCCAAGCCCTCCATAATCCTTGGGCCGGCAGATCTTGTCCCACGCGACAAGGCATTGCCCTCCATTTACCTTATCCTTGCCAGCCCAAAAAAAGACCTCATCCACTTATTTATCTCCTCAAGCACCCAGGCCGGGGCCTCCGCGATCATCAAATGATGTACAGGCCTGGCAGAAACAATGGATTGCACCAGGATGAGCCGGCCAGGTCGTTGAATCAGCCCCCTTTGCCATGCTAGAACAAAGTGTCTCACTTTGTCCAACATGGGCTGCCAGTCCGCACGAGTCAAGCTCTTAACCGCCAGCTGTAGGCCAAGGTACCTACACGGGAACTCTGCAAGATCACACTGCAACAACGCGGCCACCCTCTGTCTGTCCTCCATATCACCCCTGATCACAATGGCTGAAGATTCCCGGTAGTTCACCCTAAGACCCGATGCTTTCCCAAATGCATCCAAGGCCTCCTTCACAAAGCTCAGGTCCATGGCAGTGGGTTTAATGAACAGTGCCACGTCGTCGGCGTATATGGATATACGTTGCATGGCCGTGATGCCATGGAAGGAGCTAAGCACGCCGACCTCCATAGCTCTTTGTATAAGCTTCGTGAGAGCATCCATAGCGATGACGAAGAGTAGCGGGGAGATAGGATCTCCCTGACGCAACCCACAAGCGTGCCCAAAGCTCTTCCCAGCCACCCCGTTGACAATCACCTTGGTTGTTGCAGATTGCAGTAAGATTGCCACCCAAGTCTTCCAGCGCGAACCAAAACCTTTCGCAGTCATGATCTCAAAGAGGAAGGGCCATGACAAAGAGTCAAAAGCTCGTGAGATATCAAGTTTCAGGAACACACCGGCCCTCTTCCTTGCATGGATCTTCCTGGCTACTTGTCGTACGAGGAGGAAATTATCGTGAAGGTGCCTGCCCTTGATGAAAGCTGATTGATTGGCCTCGATGATCAAATGCATCTGCTTTCTGAGCCGGTTAGCAAGAACTTTGGCAAACAGCTTGGGCATGCTATGAGTCAAGCTGATAGGCCGAAAGTCCCCAATTTCCTCAGCATCCGGCTTCTTGGGAATAAGAATAATATGTGCTTTGTTTAGTTTCCCAAATCCTCTACCATCTCCAACATAAAGCTTCATCATAACAGCCATTACATCATTCTTGATGATTGGCCATGCTCTTTGGTAGAAGGCCGCAACGTACCCGTCCGGTCCTGGAGCGCGGTCTGGGGGGAGCTCTTTTATGACTACCCAAACTTCCTCCTCGGTGATTATTTCCTCCAACTCCCTAAGATCATGGCTCTGCATCCCCAGGAACTGCAGATCCAAAGCATGCTCTCTAGCCTTTTCCTGCCCGATAAGCCGCTCATAAGCCTGGAAGAAGGCCTCTTCCTTTTGCTCCTGATCCGAAAAAATGACTCCCTCTCTTTTGATGTGTGTAATGAAGTTCTTCGCTCGTCGCCCATTAGAAAAAGCCTGGAAAAGTTTGGTGTTGGCATCTCCCTCCCTCAACCACTTCATTCTAGATCTTTGACGATCAATAGTTCGCTCCAATGCGGCCAAGCCAAGTAGGGTCTGTTTCAAGCTGCGACGCAGCCACAACTCCCCACTCTCCAGCATCCTCCCCTCTTGTGCAATGTCCAACCTATGTATCACCCAACTTGCCACCCTCATCAGCATTTTGACATTGCCCACCCTTTTTTCGCCCCAAGCCTGCAAGTAGCTCGCGGTGTTTCTTAGCAGGGCATCAAGCCTCTTGTACGGGTCGACAATCTCCTCATCACACTTCCAAGCTTCCTTGACCGCATCCTCAAACCCTTCAAGCTTGGTCCAGAACATCTCGAACCGAAAACGCCGCTTGGTGCAAAAGCTGGCACTAGTAGTGAGGAGTAATGGCGCATGATCCGAGACACCTGTAGATAGCGCCTGAAGGAGGTACTCAGTGTTATCCAACTCCCAATCCACGGTCGTGAAGACCCTGTCGATTTTAGTCAAAGTGGGTGTATCCCTCTCGTTGTCTCCTGCCATGCATGTACATCTCTTTTAGCTCATGATCGTCCACAAAGTCTCGGAATCGACCCATCATCCTTCTGTTGACATTGGAGTTGTTTTTGTCCGTGGTCCTAATGATCATGTTAAAATCACCAAGTAGCATCCAAGGCCCCGGGCACCCCACCCGCCAGTCCTTAATGTCATGCAAGAACTGAGTTTTCCTCTCATCACCTTGTGGTCCATATACCACAGTGATCCACCACGGGTCCCCCAGCTTGGCATGCACCCTGCCTGTGAGAAAGCTAGTATTGAGCATGATGTTGTCTACCTGTAGCACCGAGCTATCGCACGCCAAGAGTATACCACCGCAAGTATCCATCGCTGGCACATACGCGAAACCATCAAACGATGGCCCCAAGCATTGCATTACAACATAATGGTCCATTACATCCATTTTTGTTTCCTGGAAACAAACTAGGTTCACCTTAACCGTATCCACAAACTCCCGAACGACCTTCCTTTTGGCTGGATTGTTGAGGCCCCTCACATTCCAGCACAACACCTGCGGGTGTATATCCATCCAAGGAACATATACCAACCACCCGTGCTGGCACGCTAATGCGAGCACAGCACCACCGTGTTCCGCTCCTCCGCGTCAGTACTTGCCGGCACAACCTTGCCAAACAGCCCCGCGATGATCCGTATGTGTTTCTCACGCAATGGCGAATCGAACAGAGCCTGCAGATCGTGCACCATCCCATCATCCACCACCATATCTTCCGGCACCAACCCAAGTGCATGCAACAGGACATTCTCTGCCGGGCTGTCCTTGGTGCGGCTCGTAGTGGATTTCTTCGTTGCCCGTGCTGTATGCTTGGGGGTGAAAGGCGTCGCTTCCGGCCTCAGCTTGGCTGCTTGCACTTCCTTAAGCAATGGAGGCGCCAGCTTCTTGATGATGTTGGAGCAGAACCCCTTCAGCTTGTTGTATGCCACTGCCTCCTGCGCTGACATGCCCGCTGTTTCCTCCGTGCTGTTATGCAGAACCAAAGCTTGGAGCTCTGAGTTTTCTGGCGCCAAATGTAAGTTTACGTGCTCGCTGCCCGTGCATGGGGGCGTCCCATCCTGCATGGCCACGCATGCAGCGCTCATTGGTGGTTGCGCTAGCGCAGACTCCCCCATCTCCTGTTGCACGGACCCACATGCAATGGCCACATCCACAGCGTTGTCCTTTTCCTCCACCGAACCTGACCCTTGCTTGTCCTGACCCCCCTGCATCGATGCCTGATCCTTCCCCTCAGTGAAAGGATTGGCCGGCGCGTCCACCAAGGCAGATGCTGTACTGCCCTTGGGGTCCACCACGAGCCCCACCGGATCCGCTCGCCCGCCCAA
This genomic window contains:
- the LOC109754351 gene encoding uncharacterized protein; this encodes MASRGGGGGAHASRPPLRVGRTKEYRMGRDTQLLAAEGSPVSLFVLCGDRFEGSQLFRSGELSVHMIRVEGHPVSMASCTVGDHQWMLARDALVARVDARVFVFELPGFFYAVVVPPDEAVGAGAAERKCATLAEIFSRFCAYQDLSNAEGGEEAGDQQSQHWNPWVRAHARIQRLGRTTTTPGRATADAPAAIGSARQMERAVRTSAVVKLLSRSLLAGALQPARHLTITLGAGVGAGAVRGTSALPTAFAAALPSKSVVSDLLEAIETSRTNGPRREARRGNGLGWWSLNVEGVMMLLRVVQAIRGRRLPAALGVGTKRPRDDGNGGAGHHGLKGGSGVGPALGGSGARRWCGGKQRKLGNTVGAWGSS